Proteins encoded in a region of the Flavobacterium sp. MDT1-60 genome:
- a CDS encoding SPFH domain-containing protein — protein MNEITSYWWIILILFSIIFYKFILRVFFGMVMVPEDKIGLVTKKFVLFGADKSLPDGRIIATKGEAGYQAQTLAPGLYWAMWIWQYSIDMTSFTIVPEGKIGLVLSKDGKEIPTGRILARKVTSDNFQDAQAFLDNGGQKGRQTAFITTGSYRINTFLFEIVIVEQIKIFENMIGIVTALDGEPIPIGQIAGKYVEGHNNFQDCDEFLNLGGNRGLQPQVILAGSYYINTWAIQIEQNPMTDVPIGYVGVVISYIGEDGLDVTGEHFKHGNIVSKGQRGVWMEPLGPGKYALNKYTTKLESVPTTNLVLNWADARSESHNLDHNLSTITVRSQDGFPFNLDVSQIIHVPANEAPKVIARFGSMTNLVSQVLEPTIGNYFRNSAQESDVISFLSTRKERQESAKNHIKVVLDEYNVNAVDTLIGDIVPPDSLMKTLTDRKLAEEEQKTYQTQKMAQEQRQGMEKETAIADMQKEIVRASQSVEIAQRTADATVKKAEGDATSLKLNVNAEAEATKMRANAEAEATKARAGAQAEATKLNASAEAERISKTGLAEAEKIMAIGKSTAESYQLQVSAMGGDNFTRYKVTEEIGKGNIKVIPDVLISGNAGSDGSISGLLGLKLMEMMDTKDSKDGKNPKKQ, from the coding sequence ATGAATGAAATTACTTCTTATTGGTGGATAATTTTAATCTTATTCTCCATTATTTTTTACAAATTTATTTTACGCGTTTTCTTCGGAATGGTAATGGTTCCCGAGGATAAAATTGGTTTAGTAACCAAAAAATTCGTTTTGTTTGGAGCAGACAAATCGCTTCCTGACGGTCGTATTATTGCGACAAAAGGGGAGGCAGGTTATCAGGCACAAACACTTGCCCCGGGTTTGTACTGGGCTATGTGGATTTGGCAATATTCTATAGATATGACAAGTTTTACTATTGTGCCGGAAGGTAAAATTGGACTTGTTTTAAGTAAGGACGGAAAAGAAATTCCAACAGGACGAATTCTAGCCCGAAAAGTAACAAGCGATAACTTTCAGGATGCTCAGGCTTTCTTGGATAATGGCGGGCAAAAAGGACGTCAAACTGCTTTTATTACTACGGGTTCATATCGTATCAATACGTTTCTTTTTGAAATCGTAATTGTAGAACAAATCAAGATTTTCGAAAACATGATTGGTATTGTGACCGCTCTTGATGGTGAACCTATACCGATTGGCCAGATTGCGGGTAAATATGTTGAAGGGCACAACAATTTTCAGGATTGCGACGAATTCCTGAATCTTGGCGGAAACAGAGGTTTACAACCACAGGTAATATTGGCAGGTTCTTACTATATTAATACTTGGGCAATTCAAATTGAGCAAAATCCAATGACAGATGTACCTATCGGATATGTTGGTGTCGTTATTTCATATATTGGTGAAGACGGATTAGATGTAACCGGTGAGCATTTCAAACACGGAAACATTGTATCAAAAGGACAACGCGGTGTTTGGATGGAACCGCTGGGTCCTGGAAAATATGCTTTGAATAAATATACAACTAAACTGGAATCTGTACCTACAACTAATCTGGTTCTGAATTGGGCTGATGCACGAAGCGAATCTCACAATTTAGATCATAATTTATCAACTATTACGGTCCGTTCTCAAGATGGTTTCCCTTTTAATCTGGATGTATCACAGATTATTCATGTTCCGGCAAACGAAGCACCAAAAGTTATTGCCCGTTTTGGAAGTATGACCAATTTGGTTTCTCAGGTTTTGGAGCCCACTATTGGTAACTATTTTAGAAACTCAGCTCAGGAAAGTGATGTAATTTCGTTTTTAAGTACCAGAAAAGAGCGTCAGGAATCTGCTAAAAATCATATTAAAGTTGTTCTTGATGAATATAATGTGAATGCTGTAGATACCTTAATTGGAGATATAGTGCCGCCAGATTCATTGATGAAGACTTTGACAGACAGAAAACTGGCGGAAGAAGAACAAAAAACCTATCAAACCCAAAAAATGGCGCAAGAACAGCGTCAGGGAATGGAGAAAGAAACTGCGATTGCCGATATGCAAAAAGAAATCGTTCGTGCCTCGCAAAGTGTTGAAATTGCACAAAGGACTGCAGATGCAACAGTTAAAAAAGCAGAAGGAGATGCAACCAGTTTAAAACTGAATGTAAACGCTGAAGCTGAAGCAACAAAAATGCGTGCCAATGCAGAAGCCGAAGCTACAAAAGCGAGAGCAGGAGCACAGGCAGAAGCAACTAAATTGAACGCAAGCGCTGAAGCTGAAAGAATATCTAAAACAGGTTTGGCTGAAGCAGAGAAAATCATGGCAATTGGTAAATCAACAGCCGAATCGTATCAATTGCAGGTTAGTGCAATGGGTGGAGACAACTTTACAAGATATAAAGTTACCGAAGAAATTGGTAAAGGAAATATCAAAGTAATTCCGGATGTATTAATTTCTGGAAATGCCGGATCTGATGGTTCAATTAGCGGTCTGTTAGGATTAAAACTAATGGAAATGATGGATACGAAAGATTCTAAAGATGGTAAAAACCCTAAGAAACAGTAA
- a CDS encoding ABC transporter ATP-binding protein gives MKAKAFDTGLFKRILTYTKPYKWRYYGVIIFAVSLSIFAALRPYLLKQTVDGYIKTHDKHGLLMYIILMGVVLLMEVFSQFYFVYWANWLGQDIVKDIRTKLFKHILSFRMKYFDLVPVGQLVTRSVSDIESIARIFSQGLFMIISDMMKMLVVLIFMFYMNWKLTWIVIVAMPILVYITRIFQRKMQVAFEEVRTQIANMNSFVQERVTGMKIVQLFNREKIEAENFKEINNKHRVAWIKTILYNSIFFPIADIISSITLGLVVVYGGFKILNGDHFTTFGDLFSYTMFIGMLFNPLRQIADKFNEMQLGMIAANRVFDIIDTQDHIQDTGTLEAPIFDGSIEFKDVRFSYIPEEEVIKGIDLSVDAGQTIAIVGSTGAGKSTIINLLNRFYEINSGTIFIDGHNIENYTLASLRKQIAVVLQDVFLFADTIYNNITLQNPEITREQVLNAAKKIGVHDFIMSLPDNYDFDVKERGVMLSSGQRQLIAFLRSYVSNPSILILDEATSSIDTYSEELIQRATETITKGRTSIIIAHRLATIVNADKIVVMDKGLIVEQGTHQELLNKAEGYYKNLYDSQFSVAN, from the coding sequence ATGAAAGCAAAAGCATTCGATACCGGATTATTCAAACGGATTTTAACATACACAAAGCCTTATAAATGGCGCTACTACGGCGTTATTATTTTTGCAGTCTCACTCTCGATTTTTGCAGCACTTCGCCCTTATTTGTTAAAACAAACGGTCGACGGCTATATCAAGACACATGATAAACATGGGTTATTGATGTATATTATTTTGATGGGAGTGGTACTTTTGATGGAAGTTTTCTCTCAGTTCTATTTTGTGTATTGGGCCAACTGGCTCGGACAGGATATTGTAAAAGACATTCGTACCAAACTTTTCAAACATATTTTGAGTTTCAGAATGAAGTATTTTGATTTGGTTCCGGTAGGACAATTGGTAACCAGATCCGTATCAGATATTGAGTCTATTGCACGTATTTTCAGTCAGGGATTGTTTATGATTATTAGTGATATGATGAAAATGCTGGTCGTACTGATTTTCATGTTTTATATGAACTGGAAGCTGACCTGGATTGTAATTGTCGCCATGCCAATTTTGGTTTATATTACCCGAATTTTTCAGCGTAAAATGCAGGTTGCTTTTGAGGAAGTTCGTACACAAATTGCTAATATGAATTCATTTGTACAAGAACGCGTGACGGGAATGAAAATCGTACAGCTCTTTAACAGAGAAAAAATCGAAGCTGAGAACTTTAAAGAAATCAATAATAAGCATAGAGTTGCCTGGATCAAAACGATTTTATACAACTCTATATTTTTCCCAATTGCCGATATTATTTCTTCTATAACTTTAGGATTAGTGGTTGTTTATGGCGGATTTAAAATTTTGAATGGAGACCATTTTACCACTTTCGGAGATTTATTCTCCTATACGATGTTCATAGGAATGTTGTTTAATCCATTGCGTCAGATTGCGGATAAATTCAACGAGATGCAGTTAGGAATGATTGCGGCGAATCGTGTTTTTGATATTATTGACACGCAAGATCATATTCAGGATACCGGAACGCTTGAGGCGCCTATTTTTGATGGAAGTATTGAATTTAAGGACGTGCGTTTTAGTTATATTCCGGAAGAAGAAGTGATTAAAGGAATTGATTTATCTGTGGATGCAGGACAAACGATTGCGATTGTTGGTTCGACCGGAGCAGGAAAATCCACCATTATCAATTTACTGAATCGTTTTTACGAAATTAATAGCGGCACTATTTTTATTGACGGACATAATATTGAAAATTATACTTTGGCTTCATTGCGAAAACAAATTGCGGTGGTTTTACAAGACGTATTTTTATTTGCTGATACGATTTACAACAATATTACTTTACAAAATCCAGAAATTACCCGCGAACAAGTTTTGAATGCTGCTAAAAAAATTGGCGTACATGATTTCATTATGAGTCTGCCTGATAATTACGATTTTGATGTAAAAGAACGTGGAGTGATGCTGTCCTCAGGACAACGCCAATTAATTGCTTTTTTACGCTCTTATGTAAGCAATCCGAGTATTTTGATTTTGGATGAAGCTACTTCATCAATTGATACCTATTCAGAAGAATTGATTCAGCGTGCGACCGAAACAATTACCAAAGGAAGAACTTCAATTATCATTGCGCACCGATTGGCAACAATTGTAAATGCTGATAAAATTGTGGTTATGGACAAAGGATTAATTGTAGAACAGGGTACACATCAGGAATTGTTAAATAAGGCAGAAGGCTATTACAAAAATTTATACGATTCACAATTTTCGGTTGCGAACTAG
- a CDS encoding SymE family type I addiction module toxin — protein sequence MTIENSRKLKIHTKYQTRTHTCTTIPVIKLQGKWLNKLGFKEGQMVNIKQKKNKLTITINKEKN from the coding sequence ATGACAATTGAAAATTCAAGAAAACTAAAAATTCATACCAAATACCAAACCAGAACACATACATGCACAACAATTCCTGTAATAAAACTACAAGGTAAATGGCTTAATAAACTTGGTTTTAAGGAAGGTCAAATGGTAAATATCAAACAAAAGAAAAACAAGCTGACAATTACTATTAACAAAGAAAAAAACTGA
- a CDS encoding helix-turn-helix domain-containing protein, whose amino-acid sequence MTRDILKKKIGQRIIKLREEKGWSQSDLARACLKDRQSIEKLENGKVNPTIYSLLEVANALEISLSKLVDF is encoded by the coding sequence ATGACGAGAGATATATTAAAAAAGAAAATAGGTCAACGAATTATTAAATTACGAGAAGAAAAGGGTTGGAGTCAGTCAGATTTGGCGAGAGCTTGTCTTAAAGACCGCCAATCTATAGAAAAACTTGAAAACGGAAAAGTTAATCCAACAATATATAGTTTGCTAGAAGTTGCAAATGCTTTAGAGATTTCACTATCTAAATTGGTTGATTTCTAA
- a CDS encoding NUMOD4 domain-containing protein: MPQNRFYPNEQFKEIEINASLQLRYAISNRGRLISFTDEIENGRILKGGLSDGYPTFRFKVKKDDKIVNKYLFLYKLVAQYFIPKTSEDQTYVLHLDYNRSNDDVNNLRWATKAEMMAHSRKSPRVIQAKKNLIEHNLKADGRKLTTTKVMLIKKILARPEQKTRLKMIAKQFGVSEMQIRRIASGENWGHVKV; this comes from the coding sequence ATGCCACAAAACAGATTTTATCCAAACGAACAATTCAAAGAAATAGAAATAAATGCTTCCTTACAATTACGTTATGCCATTTCAAACAGAGGCCGTTTAATAAGCTTTACTGACGAAATTGAAAACGGCCGCATCCTAAAAGGCGGTTTAAGTGATGGTTATCCTACCTTTAGATTTAAAGTCAAAAAAGACGACAAAATAGTCAACAAATACCTGTTTTTATATAAATTAGTTGCCCAATACTTTATCCCGAAAACATCTGAAGATCAAACTTATGTATTGCATCTGGATTATAACAGAAGTAATGATGATGTAAATAATTTACGCTGGGCAACAAAAGCCGAAATGATGGCGCACAGCCGCAAAAGTCCGCGTGTGATTCAGGCAAAGAAAAATCTTATTGAACACAACTTAAAAGCAGACGGAAGAAAATTAACCACAACTAAAGTGATGTTAATAAAGAAAATTTTAGCCCGACCAGAGCAAAAAACACGTCTAAAAATGATCGCCAAACAATTCGGAGTAAGCGAAATGCAAATCAGACGAATTGCAAGTGGAGAAAATTGGGGGCACGTTAAAGTTTAA
- the truA gene encoding tRNA pseudouridine(38-40) synthase TruA: MRYFIQFAYNGTHYHGWQFQPNASSVQETLNKALSVLLNAPINVMGAGRTDTGVHAEEMYGHFDYETPIDVPNLVHKLNSYLPKDIAIFDLILVHDDAHCRFDATKRTYEYHINTVKNPFLEELSWYFNQKLDVALMNEAAKILLNHTDFQCFSKVNTDVNTFDCTIFEAYWKQENNKLVFTISANRFLRNMVRSIVGTLVNIGLHKISLEDFENIIASKSREKAGFSVPAHGLYLTEIDYDYL; this comes from the coding sequence TTGAGATATTTTATTCAATTTGCTTATAACGGAACACATTATCATGGCTGGCAATTTCAGCCTAATGCCTCTTCTGTTCAGGAAACTTTAAACAAAGCGCTTTCGGTGTTACTAAATGCTCCTATAAATGTTATGGGGGCCGGACGAACTGATACCGGAGTTCATGCGGAGGAGATGTACGGGCATTTTGATTATGAAACTCCAATCGATGTTCCGAATTTAGTGCACAAACTAAACTCCTATCTCCCAAAAGACATTGCCATTTTTGATTTGATTTTAGTTCATGATGATGCGCATTGCCGATTTGATGCTACAAAACGAACTTATGAATACCATATCAATACTGTTAAAAATCCGTTTTTGGAGGAATTGAGTTGGTACTTTAACCAAAAATTAGATGTAGCTTTGATGAATGAAGCCGCGAAAATTTTGCTGAATCATACCGATTTTCAGTGTTTCTCAAAAGTAAACACAGATGTCAACACCTTTGATTGCACGATTTTTGAGGCTTATTGGAAACAAGAAAATAATAAATTGGTTTTTACGATTTCAGCGAATCGTTTTTTACGGAATATGGTTCGTTCTATTGTTGGGACTTTGGTAAATATTGGTTTACATAAAATTTCCTTGGAAGATTTTGAAAACATTATTGCCAGCAAAAGCAGAGAAAAAGCAGGTTTTTCGGTTCCTGCACATGGTTTATATTTAACCGAAATTGATTACGATTATTTATAG
- the lpdA gene encoding dihydrolipoyl dehydrogenase → MKYDVIVLGSGPGGYVTAIRASQLGFKVAVVEKENLGGVCLNWGCIPTKALLKSAQVFDYLKHASDYGLKVSEFDKDFPAVVQRSRGVAEGMSKGVQFLMKKNKIDVIEGFGKLKPGKKLDVTDKDNKVTEYSADHIIIATGARSRELPNLPQDGVKVIGYRQAMTLPTQPKSMIIVGSGAIGVEFAHFYNSMGTDVTIVEFMPNVVPVEDEDISKQFERSLKKAGIKIMTNSSVERIDTTGAGVKAFVKTAKGEEVLEADILLSAVGIKTNIENIGLEEVGIAVDKDKILVNAYNATNIPGYYAIGDVTPGQALAHVASAEGINCVEKIKGLHVDPIDYGNVPGCTYATPEIASVGLTEKQAKEKGYELKIGKFPFSASGKAKAAGTPDGFVKVIFDAKYGEWLGCHMIGAGVTDMIAEAVVARKLETTGHEILKSIHPHPTMSEAVMEAVADAYGEVIHL, encoded by the coding sequence ATGAAATACGACGTTATTGTTTTAGGAAGTGGTCCTGGCGGATATGTAACAGCGATTAGAGCTTCACAATTAGGCTTTAAGGTAGCTGTAGTTGAAAAAGAAAACCTTGGTGGTGTATGTTTAAACTGGGGATGTATCCCAACAAAAGCATTACTAAAATCAGCTCAGGTTTTTGATTACTTAAAACACGCTTCTGATTACGGATTGAAAGTTTCTGAATTCGATAAAGATTTCCCTGCAGTTGTACAACGTAGCCGTGGTGTTGCTGAAGGAATGAGCAAAGGAGTTCAGTTCTTGATGAAAAAAAACAAAATTGACGTTATTGAAGGTTTTGGAAAACTAAAACCAGGTAAAAAACTTGACGTTACTGATAAAGACAATAAAGTAACTGAATACAGTGCTGACCATATTATCATTGCTACAGGAGCCCGCTCTCGTGAGTTACCAAACTTACCACAAGACGGTGTAAAAGTTATTGGATACCGTCAGGCAATGACATTGCCAACTCAACCAAAATCTATGATTATTGTAGGTTCTGGAGCTATTGGAGTTGAGTTTGCTCACTTTTACAACTCAATGGGAACTGATGTGACTATTGTAGAATTTATGCCAAACGTAGTTCCTGTAGAAGACGAAGATATCTCAAAACAATTTGAGCGTTCTTTGAAAAAAGCCGGAATTAAAATTATGACGAACTCTTCTGTTGAGCGTATTGATACAACTGGTGCAGGAGTTAAAGCATTTGTTAAAACTGCAAAAGGTGAAGAAGTTCTTGAAGCTGATATTCTGCTTTCGGCTGTTGGAATCAAAACAAACATTGAAAACATTGGTTTAGAAGAAGTTGGAATCGCTGTTGACAAAGATAAAATCTTAGTAAATGCTTACAACGCAACTAACATTCCGGGATACTACGCAATTGGAGACGTTACTCCTGGACAGGCTTTAGCTCACGTAGCTTCTGCTGAAGGTATTAACTGTGTGGAGAAAATTAAAGGTTTACACGTAGATCCAATCGATTACGGAAACGTTCCTGGTTGTACTTACGCTACTCCGGAAATTGCTTCTGTTGGTTTAACTGAAAAACAAGCTAAAGAAAAAGGATACGAATTAAAAATTGGTAAATTCCCTTTCTCAGCTTCAGGAAAAGCAAAAGCTGCCGGAACTCCGGACGGATTCGTAAAAGTAATCTTCGATGCAAAATACGGAGAATGGTTAGGATGCCACATGATTGGTGCCGGTGTTACAGATATGATTGCTGAGGCAGTTGTAGCTCGTAAACTTGAAACTACAGGTCATGAAATCTTAAAATCTATTCACCCTCACCCAACAATGAGCGAGGCTGTTATGGAAGCTGTTGCTGATGCTTATGGCGAAGTAATTCACTTGTAA
- a CDS encoding DUF1254 domain-containing protein, with amino-acid sequence MKKRLISMIVIFALASCNQNKNTETTLSTSTKLDSTTSNKSVLPPGPDTSVKITEAYARQVAQDAYFWAWPMENIYNRRLAFKQAPKVGLMNGVLPFAPLNTLAMLHDYIQPEQRWVACPNQDVVYGAAIAALDETPVVVQVPDFGDRFWVYQVVDLRTDAFAQLGKMYGTKPGFYLLVGPNWKGDVPKGITKMFRSKTGTAFIVPRVFQDDTPEDKKAIQGIINAIDVYALDKFDGKMKKQDWSKLPSLGSPTKDGDSGETKWVFPDKFFDELPMVLKDAPPLPGEESRYAQILAVIEAAKKDPALKKAMIEEAFKADKELIDPLLQFRNWGIPLADNWSTANNCAAFGTDYFTRTAIAKSNILVNAGAETKYFYQDLDSQGARLSGTKQYTVTFAKDKMPPVDGFWSLTLYDEHHFFSPNPLKRYSLGTKNKDLKYNTDGSLTLYVQNSEPKGTKKANWLPAPKGIFCLYFRCYGPQEKTIKNEWTPPAVIKVN; translated from the coding sequence ATGAAAAAGAGACTTATATCAATGATTGTCATTTTTGCTCTCGCATCTTGCAATCAAAACAAAAATACAGAAACTACCTTATCAACTTCTACAAAGCTTGACAGCACAACCTCAAATAAGTCAGTATTGCCACCCGGGCCAGATACCTCCGTAAAGATTACTGAAGCGTATGCAAGACAGGTAGCACAAGATGCCTATTTCTGGGCATGGCCTATGGAAAACATTTACAATCGCCGCCTCGCTTTTAAACAGGCGCCAAAAGTTGGATTAATGAATGGTGTTTTGCCTTTTGCTCCGCTTAATACTTTAGCCATGCTGCACGATTATATACAACCCGAGCAACGTTGGGTTGCGTGCCCAAATCAGGATGTAGTGTATGGTGCCGCCATTGCTGCACTTGATGAAACTCCTGTGGTAGTGCAAGTGCCAGATTTTGGAGACCGATTTTGGGTTTACCAGGTAGTTGACCTGAGAACTGATGCTTTTGCCCAACTAGGTAAAATGTATGGAACCAAACCCGGTTTCTACCTACTTGTTGGTCCTAACTGGAAAGGCGATGTACCGAAAGGAATTACAAAAATGTTTCGCAGCAAAACGGGAACAGCATTCATTGTACCACGAGTATTTCAGGATGATACTCCTGAAGACAAAAAAGCAATTCAAGGCATAATTAATGCTATTGATGTATATGCATTGGATAAATTTGATGGCAAGATGAAAAAGCAGGATTGGAGCAAACTTCCTTCTCTGGGGTCGCCTACAAAAGATGGTGACTCAGGCGAAACCAAATGGGTATTTCCTGATAAATTTTTCGATGAACTTCCCATGGTGCTAAAAGATGCACCGCCTTTGCCGGGCGAAGAATCGCGTTATGCTCAAATACTTGCTGTAATTGAAGCTGCAAAAAAAGATCCCGCACTAAAAAAAGCAATGATAGAAGAAGCCTTTAAAGCTGACAAGGAATTAATAGATCCATTATTGCAGTTTCGCAACTGGGGAATACCGCTAGCCGATAATTGGTCTACCGCCAATAACTGCGCTGCCTTTGGAACAGATTATTTTACACGAACAGCAATTGCAAAATCAAACATACTCGTAAACGCTGGTGCAGAAACAAAATACTTTTATCAGGATCTTGATTCGCAAGGTGCAAGATTGAGCGGTACAAAACAATATACCGTAACTTTTGCAAAAGATAAAATGCCCCCGGTAGATGGTTTTTGGTCCCTCACTTTGTATGATGAACACCACTTTTTCTCTCCCAATCCTTTAAAACGTTATTCGTTGGGTACAAAAAATAAGGATCTAAAATATAATACCGACGGCTCATTAACATTGTATGTACAAAATTCGGAACCTAAAGGCACTAAAAAAGCCAACTGGTTACCTGCTCCTAAAGGTATTTTCTGCTTATATTTCAGATGCTATGGACCACAGGAAAAAACTATAAAAAATGAATGGACGCCACCAGCAGTTATAAAAGTAAATTAA